From a region of the Pseudomonadales bacterium genome:
- the dprA gene encoding DNA-protecting protein DprA, which produces MSDEYETRCLLSLLALPGVGEASVLRLQIEAGSAAAALQMSSERLRELGLRPDAVVAVTSLRGRPDVSSAHVCEWLQRQQVAALGFASDHYPALLRQTASPPPLLFVRGALQALQTPQVAIVGSRGATVSGCQIAREIAAGLAHYGLTVTSGLALGIDAAAHQGAVDAGARSVAVLGCGPDRIYPARHRRLASALLEHGGALVSEFVPGTPPEPGNFPRRNRIISGLSLGVLVVEAALPSGSLLTARCALEQDRDVMAVPGPVRSRYSRGCHELLRNGAALIETAEDVLQALGDRFRPNVPAPATAPAPEADDARPSGLDRDEQRALEVTADVATPTDLIVARSGLSAPACTAALVRLELRGLVVSTGEGYTRIR; this is translated from the coding sequence ATGTCCGACGAGTACGAAACCCGTTGCCTGCTGTCCCTGCTGGCCTTGCCCGGCGTGGGCGAGGCCAGCGTTCTGCGTCTGCAGATCGAGGCAGGATCCGCGGCAGCGGCGCTGCAGATGAGTTCCGAACGATTGCGTGAGCTGGGACTGCGACCCGATGCGGTTGTGGCAGTGACTTCGTTGCGTGGACGACCGGATGTATCCAGCGCGCACGTTTGTGAGTGGCTGCAGCGCCAACAGGTCGCCGCCCTGGGTTTCGCGAGCGATCACTACCCCGCGCTACTGCGCCAGACGGCGTCTCCGCCACCGCTGCTGTTCGTGCGCGGGGCGCTGCAAGCGCTGCAGACACCGCAGGTGGCGATCGTCGGCAGTCGCGGCGCCACCGTTTCGGGGTGTCAGATCGCCCGCGAGATCGCTGCAGGTCTGGCGCATTACGGGCTTACGGTCACCAGCGGACTCGCGCTTGGAATCGACGCTGCCGCGCACCAGGGCGCCGTCGATGCCGGTGCTCGCAGTGTCGCGGTGCTTGGCTGCGGGCCGGACCGCATCTATCCGGCGCGGCATCGGCGTCTGGCGAGTGCGTTGCTGGAACACGGTGGAGCCCTGGTCAGCGAGTTCGTGCCTGGCACACCCCCGGAACCGGGCAACTTTCCGCGTCGCAATCGCATCATCAGTGGGCTGAGCCTCGGTGTGCTGGTGGTCGAGGCGGCCTTGCCGAGCGGCTCGTTGCTGACCGCCCGTTGTGCGCTCGAGCAGGATCGTGACGTGATGGCGGTGCCCGGACCGGTGCGCAGCCGCTACAGTCGGGGTTGCCACGAGCTGCTGCGCAATGGAGCGGCGCTGATCGAAACTGCGGAGGACGTGCTGCAGGCACTCGGTGATCGGTTCCGACCGAACGTACCTGCGCCCGCCACGGCCCCCGCTCCCGAAGCCGATGACGCGCGACCATCGGGGCTCGACCGTGACGAGCAGCGTGCCCTCGAGGTGACCGCCGATGTGGCGACCCCGACCGATCTGATCGTCGCACGCAGCGGTCTTTCCGCACCGGCGTGCACTGCTGCGCTGGTGCGGCTCGAACTGCGCGGGCTGGTCGTGAGTACCGGCGAGGGTTATACCCGCATCCGCTGA
- a CDS encoding Sua5/YciO/YrdC/YwlC family protein — MLNRLHLERAVRVLRGGGVIAHATEGVWGLACDPAVPQAVTRIVQLKGRRADKGFILVAGSARQVMPLLAHLDATQRDAVLRSWPGPVTWIVPAVQEVPRWITGKHRSIAIRVSDHYQVAALCELFGGPLLSTSANLHGRPPARTALGVRHCFRGGIDYVLPGELGGRRRPSAIRDAVSGRVLRPG; from the coding sequence CTGCTGAACCGCCTGCACCTCGAGCGTGCCGTGCGCGTGCTGCGTGGCGGCGGTGTGATCGCCCATGCGACCGAAGGGGTATGGGGGCTGGCCTGCGACCCTGCCGTGCCGCAGGCCGTGACGCGGATCGTGCAGCTCAAGGGCCGGCGCGCCGACAAGGGATTCATCCTCGTTGCGGGCAGCGCGCGCCAGGTGATGCCGTTGCTCGCTCACCTCGATGCCACGCAGCGTGACGCCGTCTTGCGGAGCTGGCCAGGCCCGGTCACGTGGATCGTTCCCGCAGTCCAGGAAGTGCCGCGCTGGATCACTGGCAAACATCGCAGCATCGCGATCAGGGTGAGCGATCACTATCAGGTCGCAGCGCTTTGCGAGCTGTTTGGCGGGCCGCTATTGTCCACATCGGCGAACCTGCACGGGCGCCCGCCCGCGCGTACGGCGCTCGGGGTACGACACTGCTTCCGGGGCGGCATCGATTATGTGCTCCCGGGGGAACTGGGCGGGCGGCGTCGCCCCAGTGCGATCCGGGATGCTGTGAGCGGACGCGTGCTGCGTCCGGGCTGA
- a CDS encoding LysM peptidoglycan-binding domain-containing protein: MKKFFLGVVVGSLLAARLFAADGSLLRDDHPDEYVVQRGDTLWDISGRFLTKPWLWPEIWHANPQIANPHLIYPGDRLTLVYVDGQPRLVLNRGAGGIVKLGPQVRSSARDEAIPAIPLEEINAFLTRSRIVEPEDLRNAPYVIAGANGHVITGAGDRLHARGSFPDGEHNYGVYRAGQLFVDPQTREVLGREAIEIGGGRLIAEDADIGTLSIERSNEEMRVEDRLLPAVEQKITATFYPSAPSTEIAGVIMAVEDGVSNVGRLDVVMLNRGGRDGLEEGNVLTIHKIGELARDPLTKELVRLPDSPAGTLMVFRVFEKMSYALVLDASLPLRVNDRVSNP; encoded by the coding sequence GTGCAGCGTGGGGACACTCTGTGGGACATTTCGGGTCGCTTCCTGACGAAGCCATGGCTGTGGCCGGAGATCTGGCACGCCAACCCGCAGATCGCGAATCCGCATCTGATCTACCCGGGAGACCGCCTCACGCTGGTCTATGTCGACGGCCAGCCACGGCTGGTGCTGAATCGGGGCGCGGGCGGCATCGTGAAGCTCGGACCGCAGGTCCGCTCGAGCGCGCGCGACGAAGCGATTCCTGCCATTCCATTGGAGGAGATCAACGCGTTCCTGACGCGCAGTCGCATCGTCGAGCCCGAAGATCTGCGCAATGCGCCTTACGTGATCGCAGGGGCCAACGGACACGTGATCACCGGTGCGGGAGACCGTTTGCACGCACGCGGCAGCTTCCCGGATGGCGAGCACAATTACGGGGTGTACCGTGCCGGTCAGCTCTTCGTCGACCCGCAGACGCGCGAGGTGCTGGGTCGGGAAGCGATCGAGATCGGTGGTGGCCGCCTGATCGCCGAGGACGCCGATATCGGAACGCTGTCCATCGAACGCAGCAACGAGGAGATGCGGGTCGAGGACAGGCTGTTGCCTGCGGTCGAGCAGAAGATCACCGCCACGTTCTACCCGAGCGCTCCGAGCACGGAGATCGCGGGCGTGATCATGGCGGTCGAGGATGGCGTCAGCAATGTGGGACGGCTCGACGTGGTGATGTTGAACCGCGGCGGGCGCGATGGTCTGGAGGAAGGCAACGTACTGACGATCCACAAGATCGGTGAACTGGCGCGTGATCCGCTGACCAAGGAACTGGTGCGCCTGCCGGATTCGCCTGCCGGCACGTTGATGGTGTTCCGTGTATTCGAGAAGATGAGTTACGCGCTGGTACTGGATGCGTCCCTGCCGCTGCGTGTCAACGATCGGGTCAGCAATCCCTGA